In one window of Armatimonadia bacterium DNA:
- a CDS encoding AAA family ATPase → MEPALAELNQRIAEASEFVPALREQMSRVIVGQDYLVERLLVALLANGHVLLEGVPGLAKTLAVKTLAQTIDTGFQRLQFTPDLLPADIVGTMVYDERSREFFVKKGPIFSNLILADEINRAPAKVQSALLEAMQERQVTIGGETFHLEEPFLVLATQNPIEQEGTYPLPEAQVDRFMLKLKVSYPSKEEELGILRRWATREGPQPQAVCTGQDILRARGVVHDVYMDEKLERYIVELVCATRDPAEAAAASRERLRDRQDLTREQRSAWEQSASSLEACKALIDYGSSPRGSIYLTLASKALAFVQGRGYVIPDDVVALAPDVLRHRILLSYEAEAEGLTTDDIVERTLRTVAIP, encoded by the coding sequence ATGGAACCCGCCCTTGCCGAGCTGAACCAGCGAATCGCGGAAGCCTCGGAGTTCGTCCCCGCCCTGCGGGAGCAGATGTCCCGCGTCATCGTCGGCCAGGACTACCTGGTGGAGAGACTGTTAGTGGCGCTGCTGGCCAACGGACACGTGCTCCTGGAAGGCGTGCCCGGTCTGGCCAAGACTCTCGCCGTCAAGACCCTGGCGCAGACCATCGACACCGGCTTCCAGCGCTTGCAGTTCACTCCTGACCTGCTGCCGGCCGATATCGTCGGGACGATGGTCTATGACGAACGCTCCCGCGAGTTCTTCGTCAAGAAGGGCCCGATCTTCTCCAACCTTATTCTTGCCGACGAGATCAACCGGGCGCCTGCGAAGGTGCAGAGCGCACTCCTGGAGGCCATGCAGGAGCGGCAGGTGACCATCGGCGGCGAGACCTTCCACCTGGAGGAGCCCTTTCTCGTTCTGGCCACCCAGAACCCCATCGAGCAGGAGGGCACATACCCCCTGCCGGAGGCCCAGGTTGACCGCTTCATGCTCAAGCTCAAGGTCAGCTACCCTTCCAAGGAGGAGGAGCTGGGCATCCTGCGCCGCTGGGCAACCCGCGAGGGTCCTCAGCCCCAGGCCGTCTGCACGGGCCAGGATATCCTTCGAGCCCGCGGGGTCGTCCACGACGTGTACATGGACGAGAAGCTGGAGCGCTACATCGTTGAGTTGGTCTGCGCCACCCGCGACCCGGCAGAAGCGGCGGCCGCCTCACGAGAGCGACTGCGCGACCGCCAGGATCTCACCAGGGAGCAGCGCTCGGCCTGGGAGCAGAGCGCGAGTAGTCTCGAGGCCTGCAAGGCGCTCATCGACTACGGCTCCTCGCCGCGTGGCAGCATCTACCTGACCCTGGCCTCGAAGGCCCTGGCTTTCGTGCAGGGCCGTGGCTACGTCATCCCGGATGATGTCGTTGCGTTGGCGCCGGACGTCCTGCGGCACCGAATCCTCCTCTCCTACGAGGCCGAGGCCGAGGGGCTCACTACCGACGACATCGTTGAGAGAACCCTGCGTACTGTCGCGATTCCCTGA
- a CDS encoding DUF58 domain-containing protein, with product MLDQQSLLRSVRHIEIRTDRMSDDFFAGGYHSVFKGLGLEFSEVRPYTVGDDVRSIDWNVTARTGTPHVKSFVEERELTVVLIVDASGSLDFGSQERTKAESAAEVCALLAFSAIKNNDKVGLITFTDEVELFLPPRKGRHQVLRVIREVLGPQRRHRHTDISAAVEFATRTLTRRSVMFVISDFRDSGYLDALTIAHRRHDVIAVDLYDPREHDLGSAGLIDLEDAETGRRVLVDTATGTFKHVHKMIEQRRAEERRAKFLSQGIDLVSISTATSPVDPLVQFFEKRRRRLRR from the coding sequence ATGCTTGATCAGCAGTCTCTTCTGAGAAGTGTGCGGCACATCGAGATCCGCACCGACCGCATGTCCGACGATTTCTTCGCCGGCGGCTATCACTCTGTCTTCAAGGGTCTGGGGCTGGAGTTCAGCGAGGTGCGTCCCTACACGGTCGGTGACGACGTCCGCAGCATCGACTGGAACGTCACCGCCCGAACCGGCACGCCCCATGTGAAGAGCTTCGTCGAAGAGCGCGAGCTCACCGTCGTCCTGATCGTCGATGCCAGTGGGAGCCTGGACTTCGGCTCACAGGAGCGCACGAAGGCCGAGTCGGCCGCGGAAGTCTGCGCGCTCCTGGCCTTCTCAGCGATCAAGAACAACGACAAGGTCGGCCTGATCACCTTCACCGACGAGGTGGAGCTCTTCCTGCCGCCGCGCAAGGGCCGTCACCAGGTTCTGCGCGTGATCCGCGAGGTCCTGGGTCCACAGCGGCGACACCGTCACACCGACATCTCTGCCGCCGTGGAATTCGCGACACGGACGCTGACCCGCCGCTCGGTGATGTTCGTGATCTCCGACTTCCGGGACAGCGGCTACCTGGACGCTCTCACCATCGCTCACAGGCGGCATGATGTGATCGCGGTCGACCTGTATGACCCGCGGGAGCACGACCTGGGATCTGCGGGCCTGATTGACCTCGAGGATGCGGAGACAGGCCGCCGGGTGCTGGTGGACACCGCGACCGGCACCTTCAAGCATGTTCACAAGATGATTGAGCAGCGACGGGCGGAGGAACGGCGAGCGAAGTTCCTCTCGCAGGGCATCGACCTGGTCTCGATCAGCACCGCCACCTCGCCCGTTGACCCGCTCGTGCAGTTTTTTGAGAAGCGTAGGCGACGCCTCCGTCGCTAG